One Pullulanibacillus sp. KACC 23026 DNA segment encodes these proteins:
- a CDS encoding sugar-binding domain-containing protein, whose protein sequence is MTSLSKKYEGHPTPQFTRNDWVNLNGEWDFAFDDENLGEKRKWFNGAHFDKKIIVPFTYETKASGIGDETFHPFVWYKRTFGLPEESKEKRVLLHFNASDYLTKVWVDGRFVGSHQGGYTHFFFDLTDYLNEEDQHELIVKVEDSMSRAQPRGKQRWIGENFGCWYVQTTGIWQTVWLELVNDTHLKSVKITPDIDTASITFNYELAGIGLKKGLSLKTNIEFDGQPVKTFSQEIQSAREELTLNISSAVDEWGIKLWHPDHPNLYDVTFTLYDKESVIDQVSSYFGMRKVSIENGKVLLNNTPIYQRLILDQGYWRDTHLTPPSEEALIEDIDRTLEMGFNGVRKHQKVEDPRYLYWCDRKGLLVWSEVAATYEFSDEAIHNFTNEWLDIVRQNYNHPSIIAWTPFNESWGVKNIFVDTKQQHFTESIYYLTKSLDSMRPVIVNDGWEHTISDIITLHDYEEMGDLFAKRYANKEKIVTNEITHNHHKYAMAKGYEYKGQPIILSEYGGIAFKEESGWGYGNQVNTEKEFFARYDSITQAIKNCDYIVGYCYTQITDVQQEINGLLTEDRKPKVDLKRVREINLK, encoded by the coding sequence ATGACAAGCTTATCTAAGAAGTATGAAGGCCATCCGACACCACAATTCACGCGAAATGATTGGGTTAATTTAAATGGGGAATGGGACTTTGCTTTCGATGATGAGAATCTGGGAGAAAAAAGGAAATGGTTTAATGGCGCTCATTTTGATAAAAAAATTATCGTTCCCTTTACATATGAAACGAAAGCGAGCGGTATTGGTGATGAGACATTTCATCCATTTGTTTGGTACAAACGCACCTTTGGCCTACCTGAAGAGTCAAAAGAAAAGCGCGTTCTCTTGCATTTTAATGCCTCCGATTACTTGACTAAAGTATGGGTAGACGGTCGTTTTGTTGGAAGCCATCAAGGTGGCTATACCCATTTTTTCTTTGATTTAACCGATTATCTGAATGAAGAGGATCAGCATGAATTGATTGTCAAAGTAGAGGATTCGATGAGTCGTGCACAACCGAGAGGAAAGCAGCGATGGATAGGCGAGAATTTTGGTTGTTGGTATGTACAGACGACGGGGATCTGGCAAACCGTCTGGTTGGAATTGGTGAATGACACGCATCTAAAGTCCGTTAAGATAACACCCGATATCGATACGGCTTCAATTACTTTTAATTATGAACTAGCTGGTATTGGACTGAAAAAAGGATTAAGTTTAAAAACAAACATCGAATTTGATGGTCAACCGGTTAAAACCTTTTCGCAAGAGATTCAGAGTGCTAGGGAAGAACTGACACTAAATATTTCGAGTGCAGTGGACGAATGGGGGATTAAGCTTTGGCATCCCGATCATCCGAATCTTTACGATGTGACGTTTACTTTATATGACAAAGAGTCTGTGATTGACCAAGTGTCTTCCTATTTTGGAATGCGTAAGGTATCCATTGAAAATGGCAAAGTCTTGTTAAATAATACCCCCATTTACCAAAGGCTAATCCTAGACCAAGGCTACTGGCGAGACACTCATCTAACCCCACCATCTGAAGAAGCTCTTATAGAGGACATTGATCGAACACTAGAAATGGGTTTCAACGGTGTCCGGAAACACCAAAAAGTGGAAGATCCCCGTTATCTTTACTGGTGTGACCGTAAAGGATTGTTAGTCTGGTCGGAGGTGGCAGCGACTTATGAATTCTCTGATGAAGCTATTCATAATTTCACAAATGAATGGCTGGATATTGTTCGCCAAAATTATAACCATCCTTCAATCATCGCATGGACACCTTTTAATGAATCTTGGGGAGTTAAAAATATCTTCGTTGATACCAAACAACAACACTTTACAGAGAGTATCTATTATTTAACTAAGTCCCTGGATTCCATGAGACCGGTCATTGTCAACGATGGCTGGGAGCATACGATCTCTGATATTATTACTCTTCATGATTACGAAGAAATGGGTGACTTATTTGCAAAGAGATATGCGAATAAGGAAAAGATTGTCACCAATGAAATCACGCATAACCATCATAAATATGCCATGGCCAAAGGATACGAATACAAAGGTCAACCGATTATTCTTTCCGAATACGGCGGTATTGCTTTTAAGGAGGAAAGCGGATGGGGTTATGGGAATCAGGTGAATACGGAGAAAGAGTTTTTTGCACGCTATGATTCTATTACTCAAGCCATTAAAAATTGTGATTATATTGTAGGCTATTGCTATACGCAAATTACAGATGTCCAACAGGAGATAAATGGTTTGTTAACTGAAGATCGAAAGCCAAAAGTAGATCTTAAGCGAGTGCGTGAAATCAATCTTAAATGA
- a CDS encoding helix-turn-helix domain-containing protein: protein MGELKVERTASGSINRVLSTNLDDFLEIAKALSTDIRLTIFKQLLKQTMNVNEIAEMFNLPPSTAAVNIKKLEEAKLIQSELIPGTRGTQKVCAAVCNRIMVEMDPAGEKREEPFSLVQMPIGHFFDSHVAPTCGLLDENGIIGEFDDPGSFFDPMRVNAKLIWFCRGFVEYRFPKRIPYGAPIKNVEVTMEICSEAPLHNKNWPSDITMWMNGIEIGTWTSPGDFGGERGVLTPSWWGVENSQYGLLKTWRVNDEGTFIDGRKISDCQLKDLNLSSESYIRVRIGIKKEAANNGGINLFGKGFGNYDTDLVMRLDYSLKKQ, encoded by the coding sequence GTGGGAGAGTTAAAGGTTGAAAGAACGGCATCTGGAAGTATTAATCGAGTCTTATCAACGAACCTCGATGATTTTCTAGAAATTGCGAAAGCGCTGTCTACCGATATAAGATTAACTATTTTTAAGCAATTATTGAAGCAAACGATGAATGTCAACGAAATAGCGGAAATGTTTAATCTCCCACCCTCAACGGCAGCGGTTAATATCAAAAAATTAGAAGAAGCCAAACTCATTCAAAGCGAATTGATACCTGGTACGCGGGGGACTCAAAAGGTTTGTGCGGCTGTATGCAACAGAATCATGGTTGAAATGGATCCTGCAGGAGAAAAAAGAGAGGAACCTTTTTCGCTTGTTCAAATGCCAATCGGCCATTTTTTTGACTCTCACGTTGCCCCGACTTGCGGGCTTTTAGATGAAAATGGAATCATAGGTGAATTTGATGATCCAGGCTCTTTTTTTGATCCAATGCGTGTTAATGCGAAATTAATTTGGTTTTGCCGCGGATTTGTCGAGTATCGTTTTCCAAAGCGAATCCCTTATGGCGCACCTATAAAGAATGTTGAAGTAACCATGGAGATCTGCTCAGAAGCTCCTTTACATAATAAGAATTGGCCATCCGATATAACGATGTGGATGAATGGAATCGAGATTGGTACTTGGACCAGTCCCGGGGATTTTGGCGGTGAACGAGGCGTTTTAACACCGTCATGGTGGGGTGTTGAGAATAGTCAATATGGCCTTTTGAAAACTTGGCGAGTGAATGATGAAGGAACCTTTATAGACGGGAGAAAAATCTCAGATTGTCAATTAAAGGATTTAAATCTTTCGTCTGAATCTTATATAAGGGTGAGAATAGGGATAAAGAAAGAAGCCGCAAATAATGGGGGGATTAATTTATTTGGAAAAGGGTTTGGCAACTATGATACCGATCTTGTTATGAGGCTTGATTACAGTCTCAAAAAACAATAA
- a CDS encoding protein-glutamate O-methyltransferase CheR, producing MSDYPGTTNTELERIEIDLLLEGLYKWCGYDYRNYAYNSIRRRIWHRVQSEKLSSITGLLEKVLHDPACLKRLVADFSINVTEMFRDPLFFLNFREKVIPLLRTYPSIRIWHAGCSTGEEVYSMAMLLQEEGIYDKTKIYATDINANVLKAAKSGIFPLKNMKKYTNNYLKAGGKKAFSDYYTVTNSGVLFDAGLTKNVVFAQHNLVTDRSFNEFHAIICRNVLIYFDKSLQQRVHELFYESLCLFGILGLGDKESLYNTDRATYYEDVSTGQKLYRKIK from the coding sequence ATGAGCGACTATCCAGGAACAACTAATACTGAACTTGAGAGAATTGAAATTGATTTATTATTAGAAGGGCTATATAAGTGGTGCGGCTATGACTATAGAAATTATGCCTATAACTCCATAAGAAGAAGAATATGGCATCGCGTTCAGTCTGAAAAGCTTTCTAGTATTACAGGTCTATTAGAGAAAGTTCTACATGACCCGGCTTGTTTAAAAAGGCTTGTTGCGGATTTTTCCATTAATGTAACTGAGATGTTTAGGGATCCCTTGTTTTTTTTGAATTTTAGAGAAAAAGTGATTCCTCTATTACGGACGTATCCGTCAATAAGGATCTGGCATGCTGGCTGTTCTACTGGAGAAGAGGTTTACTCTATGGCTATGCTGCTCCAAGAAGAAGGCATTTATGATAAAACTAAAATCTATGCAACTGATATAAATGCAAATGTTTTAAAAGCAGCCAAATCTGGAATTTTTCCATTGAAAAACATGAAAAAATACACGAATAATTATTTAAAAGCGGGAGGAAAGAAGGCTTTCTCGGATTATTATACGGTCACTAATAGTGGCGTGTTGTTTGATGCGGGTTTAACAAAGAATGTCGTATTTGCTCAACACAATCTTGTGACAGATCGGTCATTCAATGAATTCCATGCCATTATATGCCGGAATGTCCTTATCTATTTCGATAAGTCACTGCAACAGAGGGTTCATGAACTTTTTTATGAGAGTCTCTGTTTATTTGGAATCCTAGGATTGGGTGATAAAGAATCCCTTTATAACACCGATCGAGCAACGTATTACGAAGACGTCAGCACTGGCCAAAAGTTATACAGAAAGATTAAGTAG
- a CDS encoding response regulator, with protein sequence MTIKTRFLLVLSMLPVLILLLLGIGWLQSANLNKISDMIQNKYQTSLLAEKTYIEVKNEAVSLRNLVILTNADARNKELLNIKKEADLINKNIALLDSNVQSTKQKKMVKSLKETNVKYNAYKAQVLSLISKGKKAEAIQLINNKSSSIQNSYFQIISNLTSYLDNETATSLDRLSHDFEMQIAIGSVISFAAILFVIIFIFKSLWSILTRINKVSTTMSGVANGSTGLNTRVAVTSNDEIDQVAISFNKMVQSLEEQMEKEQNLIWSKSNIAEITTELNGKHDLGSLSKTVLSKIAPLVESSHAVLYVKEMDDRDTKPVFRLSASYALKDRQLQTNVFQIGEGLIGQAALEKKPIVLTNVPSDYIQVRSGLGEASPHTIYVFPICFEEDVKAVLEIATFKPFNFTQQSFLEELINGLGIIFESTMGRIRLARLLEESQTLMEEVQAQSEELQTQQEELRATNEELEEQTQALRQSEEKLQVQQEELEQINAELKEKAVGLEEQNRKFELTNREVEKARAELEEKAKQLMLSSKYKSEFLANMSHELRTPLNSLLILSKLLSENQEGNLSDRQIEFTKTIYSSGIDLLTLINDILDLAKIESGKMDVNPSKVFIKDLVDFVESTFRPVANEKRLTLNIVLADNLPKYIISDFQRLQQVLRNLLSNAFKFTHAGDVTLKIEFNDRYQFSVIDTGIGIAKDKQDLIFQAFQQADGTMSRRYGGTGLGLSICREIATLLDGNVRVESEEGRGSTFTFEVGNHNYEERDLSQIKKAVTKDTSSDVQEFKGHPVIQSAPSNLPEYPIDHPNSYIKRLIIVDDDIKQRNSLMELIGEKNVIIKAVSSGTEAIEEIKVNPYDCMVLDLGLMDMTGFELLEKIKLQRDFENLKVFIYTGRSLTTKEEIILNRYAHTIIIKDAQSPERLKDELDMYLKLSNEEIEKYGQIEEQVKKASGLEGKRILLVDDDVRNVYALSSILEIQGIDITFAENGREGLEVLEKDDGFDLVLMDIMMPEMDGYEAIRRIREQPQLNHLPIIALTAKAMKEDREKCMEVGASDYIVKPIDPDQLISLIKVWVYQ encoded by the coding sequence ATGACAATTAAAACAAGGTTTTTACTTGTACTGAGTATGTTACCTGTACTTATACTACTTTTACTTGGGATTGGATGGTTACAATCTGCGAATCTAAATAAAATAAGCGATATGATCCAAAATAAATACCAAACCTCTCTATTAGCTGAAAAAACTTATATTGAGGTAAAAAATGAAGCCGTAAGTTTAAGAAATCTCGTGATATTAACCAATGCAGATGCTCGAAATAAAGAATTATTAAACATAAAAAAAGAAGCCGATCTTATTAATAAGAATATCGCTTTACTAGATTCAAACGTTCAATCAACTAAACAAAAAAAAATGGTAAAGAGTCTTAAAGAAACTAATGTAAAATATAACGCTTATAAAGCACAAGTCTTAAGTCTAATTAGCAAGGGTAAAAAGGCTGAGGCCATTCAATTAATCAACAACAAAAGCAGCTCTATTCAAAATAGCTATTTTCAAATTATCTCGAATCTTACGAGTTATCTAGATAATGAAACGGCAACGTCCTTAGATCGCCTTTCACATGACTTTGAAATGCAAATTGCAATAGGCAGTGTTATTTCTTTTGCAGCTATTCTTTTTGTTATTATCTTTATTTTTAAAAGTCTATGGTCCATTCTCACCCGAATAAATAAAGTTTCAACAACTATGAGTGGTGTAGCAAATGGTAGCACTGGCCTAAACACTAGAGTTGCCGTTACCTCCAATGATGAGATTGATCAAGTGGCTATTTCGTTTAATAAAATGGTGCAATCACTAGAAGAGCAGATGGAGAAGGAACAAAACCTCATTTGGAGCAAATCAAATATTGCAGAGATTACAACAGAATTAAACGGAAAGCACGATCTAGGATCCTTATCTAAAACTGTCCTATCCAAAATAGCTCCACTAGTAGAATCCTCTCATGCAGTATTATATGTGAAGGAGATGGATGATAGGGATACCAAACCAGTCTTTAGACTTTCAGCATCTTATGCTCTAAAAGATCGTCAACTACAGACGAATGTCTTTCAAATTGGGGAAGGTCTAATTGGACAAGCAGCCCTTGAGAAAAAACCGATCGTATTAACAAATGTACCATCGGACTATATTCAGGTTAGATCTGGTTTAGGGGAAGCTTCGCCTCATACTATTTATGTTTTTCCGATTTGTTTTGAAGAGGATGTAAAAGCTGTATTAGAAATCGCCACATTTAAGCCTTTCAATTTTACTCAGCAGTCGTTTTTAGAAGAATTAATCAATGGTCTAGGCATCATCTTTGAAAGTACTATGGGCAGAATACGATTAGCAAGATTACTTGAGGAATCTCAAACTTTAATGGAGGAAGTACAGGCACAATCGGAAGAATTACAAACACAGCAGGAGGAACTAAGAGCTACAAATGAAGAGCTGGAAGAGCAAACACAAGCCCTTAGGCAATCAGAAGAGAAACTTCAGGTTCAACAGGAAGAATTAGAGCAAATCAACGCTGAGTTAAAAGAAAAAGCAGTAGGATTAGAAGAACAGAATCGGAAGTTCGAATTAACCAATCGCGAAGTTGAGAAAGCCCGTGCTGAACTTGAAGAAAAGGCCAAACAGCTTATGCTGAGTTCTAAATATAAGTCCGAATTCCTGGCTAACATGTCTCATGAACTCCGTACGCCATTAAATAGTTTATTAATTCTTTCTAAACTACTTTCAGAAAATCAAGAGGGAAATCTATCTGACAGGCAGATTGAGTTTACCAAAACGATATATTCATCTGGGATCGATCTCTTAACTCTTATTAACGATATCCTTGACCTTGCCAAAATAGAGTCTGGCAAGATGGATGTCAATCCAAGTAAAGTTTTTATTAAAGATCTAGTAGACTTTGTAGAAAGTACGTTTAGGCCGGTAGCGAATGAAAAAAGACTTACTCTTAATATTGTGTTAGCTGATAATCTCCCAAAATATATCATCAGTGATTTCCAAAGGTTGCAACAGGTCTTAAGGAATCTTTTATCAAACGCTTTTAAGTTTACACATGCCGGAGACGTGACCTTAAAAATAGAGTTTAATGATCGATACCAATTTTCTGTTATAGACACAGGTATAGGTATTGCTAAGGATAAGCAGGACCTTATTTTTCAGGCCTTTCAACAAGCAGATGGAACCATGAGTCGAAGATATGGAGGAACGGGTCTAGGCTTATCCATCTGTCGCGAAATAGCAACACTTTTAGACGGAAATGTACGAGTAGAGAGTGAAGAGGGCAGGGGAAGCACGTTTACTTTTGAAGTTGGTAATCATAACTATGAAGAAAGAGATTTGAGCCAAATAAAAAAAGCTGTAACCAAAGACACTTCAAGTGATGTACAAGAATTTAAAGGGCATCCTGTTATTCAATCCGCACCTTCAAATCTGCCTGAGTACCCAATTGATCATCCAAACAGTTACATTAAGAGGCTTATAATTGTTGACGATGACATCAAACAACGCAATAGTTTAATGGAATTGATTGGAGAAAAAAATGTCATAATTAAAGCTGTTTCTTCCGGCACTGAAGCAATCGAAGAGATAAAAGTTAACCCCTATGATTGCATGGTCCTGGATTTAGGATTAATGGATATGACTGGGTTTGAATTACTTGAAAAAATTAAATTACAGCGTGATTTTGAGAATTTAAAGGTCTTTATTTACACTGGCAGAAGCTTAACCACCAAAGAAGAAATCATATTAAATAGATATGCTCACACTATTATTATTAAAGATGCCCAATCACCAGAACGGTTAAAAGATGAGCTGGACATGTACTTAAAACTAAGTAATGAAGAGATAGAAAAATATGGTCAAATTGAAGAACAAGTAAAGAAGGCATCTGGTCTTGAAGGAAAAAGGATTCTACTCGTGGATGATGATGTCCGAAATGTCTATGCCTTATCGAGTATTCTTGAGATTCAAGGAATCGACATTACCTTTGCAGAGAATGGTAGAGAAGGCTTAGAAGTATTAGAGAAAGACGATGGGTTTGATTTGGTTTTGATGGATATCATGATGCCTGAGATGGATGGATATGAAGCCATCAGGAGAATTAGAGAACAGCCTCAACTCAATCATTTGCCTATCATCGCTTTAACTGCAAAGGCCATGAAAGAAGACAGGGAAAAGTGCATGGAGGTTGGGGCATCAGATTACATCGTTAAACCCATTGATCCAGACCAGCTTATCTCTTTAATAAAAGTGTGGGTTTATCAGTGA
- a CDS encoding EAL domain-containing protein — translation MNNSYVDEDKINILMIDDRPENLLALEAIIDCEDYNIVKAYSGEEGLKYLLKYDFATILLDVQMPGIDGFGTAKIIKAREKTKNVPIIFITANNMDSEHIFTGYAIGAIDYILKPVDPFILKSKVEGFIDIYKMNQRLIKQAESLTAKTEELKRTNIELSKTTSQLQISEALSNVISDTSMDSMIIFDKDGVILKVNPAVQKMFQYRDESILGKTINALFKSGDSLAYIKTVLKAISNLEIMVGDENLKEVTAIRRDGTTFPAEIQIGMRFVQEDCIMACTIRDITKRKDYEQKITHMAYHDGLTHLPNRRFFNDQLVTKLNQAKHSNQLLAMMYLDIDHFKYVNDSLGHIVGDHLLQKISNRLKDCLRNGDFLARIGGDEFNILLPDTDREEALEIAERLVEAFKEPIYIDSYELFITTCIGISIFPYDGEDSLSLIKNADAALYRAKEQGKNNCKVYHSGMNIQSYKTFVIKNDLRKAIDNEEFSLVYQPRIDIKTGEVKSAEALIRWHHPIWGLILPSEFIPLAEEIGLISTIGEWVLMTALKQSKSWQEAGLLPVRMAVNFSAQQFLQKDLIDKIQRILLQAKVKPHLLEIEITESVIMGNEKTVIKTLNDIRRTGVHISIDDFGTGYSSLNYLSRFRVDALKIDKSFVKNMSDSVSDCNLVSTIISLAHSLEMTVIAEGVEKEEQLTILRNYKCEEFQGYLFSPPIAPNDFKALLVINQEDTSDVPKVNGLADGNNYLKKVTKIENNLNNEGLEQNKEVLDKALILIQRDYSISSREIDVFKLIVNGLNNKEIANELFISEHTVKNHVTNIFRKLTVNDRLQAMAKVYQTIIETGKSLNRY, via the coding sequence ATGAACAATTCTTATGTAGATGAAGATAAAATAAATATATTAATGATAGATGATCGCCCCGAGAATCTTCTCGCTTTAGAAGCGATTATTGATTGTGAGGACTACAATATTGTAAAAGCTTATTCTGGAGAAGAGGGACTAAAGTATCTACTTAAATATGATTTTGCTACTATTTTATTAGATGTTCAAATGCCAGGAATCGACGGCTTTGGGACTGCCAAAATAATTAAGGCCCGTGAAAAAACAAAGAATGTCCCTATTATATTTATTACAGCAAATAACATGGATTCAGAACATATATTTACCGGATATGCCATTGGGGCTATTGATTACATACTTAAACCAGTTGATCCTTTTATTCTAAAGTCTAAGGTTGAAGGTTTTATCGACATCTATAAAATGAATCAAAGACTGATTAAACAAGCAGAAAGCCTGACTGCAAAGACTGAGGAATTAAAAAGAACCAATATAGAGTTATCCAAGACCACCTCCCAACTACAAATTTCAGAGGCCTTATCTAACGTTATTAGTGACACTTCAATGGATTCTATGATCATATTTGATAAAGATGGTGTCATTCTAAAGGTCAATCCTGCCGTTCAGAAGATGTTTCAATATAGAGATGAATCAATCCTCGGAAAAACAATTAATGCATTATTTAAAAGTGGAGATTCATTAGCTTACATCAAGACTGTTTTAAAAGCCATTTCTAACTTAGAAATAATGGTGGGTGATGAGAATTTAAAGGAAGTGACAGCTATTCGGAGGGATGGCACGACATTTCCGGCAGAGATCCAAATTGGAATGAGGTTTGTCCAGGAAGACTGCATTATGGCTTGTACGATACGTGATATAACAAAGAGGAAAGATTATGAACAAAAAATCACGCATATGGCCTACCACGATGGGTTAACCCATTTACCTAATCGGCGATTTTTTAATGATCAATTGGTTACAAAACTGAATCAAGCCAAACACTCTAATCAATTATTAGCTATGATGTATTTAGATATAGATCATTTTAAATATGTTAATGATTCTCTTGGTCATATTGTTGGCGATCATCTCCTTCAGAAAATTTCTAATAGGTTAAAAGACTGCTTGCGTAATGGTGATTTCTTGGCACGAATAGGCGGAGATGAATTTAATATTCTCTTACCTGATACGGACAGGGAAGAGGCACTGGAGATTGCAGAGAGGCTTGTCGAGGCATTTAAAGAACCTATATATATTGATAGCTATGAATTGTTTATTACAACTTGTATAGGAATTAGTATTTTTCCGTATGATGGCGAGGATTCACTTTCATTAATCAAGAATGCAGATGCAGCTTTGTATCGTGCAAAAGAGCAAGGTAAAAACAATTGCAAAGTGTACCATTCAGGAATGAATATTCAATCTTATAAGACTTTCGTAATCAAGAATGATTTGCGTAAGGCAATAGACAACGAAGAATTTTCGCTTGTATATCAACCGCGAATAGATATCAAAACTGGAGAAGTCAAAAGCGCAGAGGCATTGATACGTTGGCATCATCCAATCTGGGGGCTTATATTACCATCTGAATTTATTCCTTTGGCAGAAGAAATTGGACTGATTAGTACAATAGGGGAATGGGTACTTATGACAGCACTCAAACAGAGTAAGAGCTGGCAAGAAGCTGGTTTATTGCCCGTTCGAATGGCTGTAAATTTCTCAGCACAGCAGTTTTTACAAAAAGATCTTATCGATAAGATCCAGCGTATTCTTCTTCAAGCGAAGGTGAAACCTCACTTATTAGAAATCGAGATAACTGAATCAGTGATTATGGGGAATGAAAAGACGGTTATAAAAACCTTAAATGACATAAGAAGAACAGGGGTTCATATAAGTATTGATGATTTTGGAACCGGCTACTCCTCACTTAATTACTTAAGCAGGTTTCGAGTGGATGCGCTTAAAATTGATAAATCATTTGTTAAAAACATGTCTGATTCTGTTTCTGACTGTAATTTGGTTTCCACCATTATTTCATTGGCTCATAGTTTGGAAATGACCGTTATTGCAGAAGGTGTAGAAAAAGAAGAACAATTGACGATATTACGAAATTATAAGTGTGAAGAATTTCAAGGTTACTTATTTAGCCCGCCTATAGCACCTAATGACTTTAAGGCTCTTTTAGTAATCAACCAAGAGGATACATCAGATGTACCAAAAGTTAATGGTTTAGCGGATGGAAATAATTATCTAAAAAAAGTTACTAAAATTGAAAATAATTTAAACAATGAAGGGTTGGAGCAAAATAAAGAGGTTTTAGATAAAGCATTAATCCTTATCCAAAGAGACTATTCCATTTCTTCAAGAGAAATTGATGTCTTTAAATTAATTGTAAATGGATTAAACAATAAAGAGATTGCTAATGAGTTATTTATTAGTGAGCATACAGTGAAAAATCATGTTACAAACATTTTTCGGAAATTAACTGTTAACGATCGCCTTCAGGCTATGGCCAAAGTCTATCAGACGATTATTGAAACAGGAAAAAGCCTAAATAGGTATTAA
- a CDS encoding helix-turn-helix transcriptional regulator has translation MLGYGEKLRCLRIQRKMTLEQAAKIVGVAKSTYAGYETEFRQPSLEKLTLFANYYNVSLDYLLGLKASEEKEESSDPMTRNVKEMLNSTNLHWDGIPLSEEELMSIRELLENTAQRHGQNKKLIK, from the coding sequence ATGTTAGGGTATGGTGAGAAACTAAGATGTTTACGTATTCAAAGGAAAATGACATTGGAACAAGCCGCCAAAATTGTGGGTGTTGCTAAATCAACTTATGCTGGATATGAAACAGAATTTAGACAGCCTTCACTTGAAAAATTGACCTTATTCGCCAATTATTACAACGTGTCTTTGGATTATTTATTAGGTTTGAAGGCTAGTGAGGAAAAGGAAGAGTCATCCGATCCAATGACTCGAAATGTAAAAGAAATGCTAAATAGCACTAATTTGCATTGGGACGGGATACCGCTAAGTGAAGAAGAACTTATGTCCATAAGAGAATTGCTTGAGAATACTGCGCAGCGCCATGGACAAAATAAAAAATTAATAAAATAA